The following coding sequences lie in one Flagellimonas eckloniae genomic window:
- a CDS encoding DUF3098 domain-containing protein — MSKKNKNVQKPSKEFIFQKRNYMFLFIGLAFIALGFILMSGGGSDDPNVFNPDIYNFRRIRLAPTLILIGLGIQVYAILLNPNKNKK; from the coding sequence ATGAGTAAGAAAAATAAGAACGTACAAAAACCTAGCAAGGAATTTATTTTTCAAAAAAGAAACTATATGTTTCTCTTTATTGGACTCGCCTTTATTGCGTTGGGGTTTATTTTAATGAGTGGGGGGGGAAGTGATGACCCAAATGTGTTTAATCCGGATATCTACAATTTTAGAAGAATACGCTTGGCTCCTACCTTAATATTGATAGGTTTGGGGATACAGGTCTACGCCATTTTATTGAATCCTAACAAAAACAAAAAGTAA
- a CDS encoding HNH endonuclease — protein sequence MKEIKLLLLLLVVGLVPWLFKRWSFNLKRKRRRNYYRNTYLKSDEWKRKRYVVLKRDNWKCVYCGKRATQVHHKRYAKKNIGKEPIKWLVSICKSCHDKLH from the coding sequence ATGAAAGAGATCAAATTATTACTCCTCTTGCTAGTTGTTGGACTAGTTCCTTGGCTATTTAAACGTTGGAGTTTCAACTTAAAGCGAAAACGTCGTCGGAACTATTATCGTAATACTTATTTAAAATCTGACGAGTGGAAAAGAAAACGCTATGTTGTCTTAAAACGTGATAACTGGAAATGCGTTTACTGTGGAAAACGAGCAACACAAGTTCATCATAAAAGATATGCGAAGAAAAATATTGGAAAAGAACCTATTAAATGGTTAGTTTCAATTTGCAAATCATGTCATGACAAATTACATTAA
- a CDS encoding thioredoxin family protein, which translates to MEVAEKKSKKERLQLIQNGISSSMNYREYRDLVQYLAKNRQTTGKDQLESLINYTELNDRRMNRWDKTLKLSPEIEVKISNSKKRLTLLVLSESWCGDASPSLPVMNKIAELNPNIELRILLRDENLELMDEFLTNGSRSIPKLIVLDRETEEIVGEWGPRSSIATEMAEAYKKEHGTLTSEFKQDLQLWYNKDKGQDILKDLLGLLF; encoded by the coding sequence ATGGAAGTAGCTGAAAAAAAATCGAAGAAGGAACGTTTACAACTTATACAAAACGGTATTTCAAGCAGCATGAATTATAGGGAATATCGTGATTTGGTGCAGTATTTGGCCAAGAATAGGCAAACCACGGGCAAAGATCAGTTGGAATCGCTTATCAATTATACAGAGCTCAATGACCGTAGAATGAACCGTTGGGACAAGACCTTAAAACTATCTCCAGAAATTGAAGTCAAAATTTCCAATAGTAAAAAAAGACTTACCCTTTTGGTATTGAGTGAAAGTTGGTGTGGCGATGCTTCGCCCAGCTTGCCTGTAATGAACAAGATAGCTGAGTTGAACCCAAATATTGAATTAAGAATACTACTTAGGGATGAAAACTTGGAGTTGATGGACGAGTTCTTAACGAATGGTTCCCGGTCTATTCCAAAATTGATTGTTCTGGACAGGGAGACTGAAGAAATAGTTGGTGAGTGGGGGCCTAGATCAAGTATTGCCACAGAAATGGCCGAAGCGTATAAAAAAGAGCATGGCACACTTACTTCAGAGTTCAAACAAGACCTTCAGCTGTGGTATAACAAAGATAAAGGCCAGGATATTTTAAAGGATTTGTTGGGGTTGCTTTTCTAG
- a CDS encoding TetR/AcrR family transcriptional regulator yields the protein MERLMQSIRIGINEKIYVKDPESSDLGKRIVEQSILMIDDMGFESFTFRKLGERIKSNESSIYRYFENKHKLLLYLASWYWGWLEYKMVFATNAISNPSEKLRKAIDILTQTVEEDVSFSHINEVLLNKIVINEYSKSYLTKEVDQENKDGYFVIYKRLVNRLHDMIVSMDGEYEFPSSLASTILEGSLHQYFLREHFPMLTDCNKTTTPTHYFTDLVFKTLNS from the coding sequence ATGGAAAGATTAATGCAATCTATACGAATAGGAATCAACGAAAAAATCTATGTGAAAGACCCTGAATCATCCGATCTGGGAAAAAGGATTGTTGAGCAAAGTATTTTAATGATTGATGATATGGGTTTTGAAAGCTTTACCTTCAGAAAGTTGGGGGAACGCATAAAGTCCAATGAAAGTTCCATTTATCGCTATTTTGAAAACAAGCACAAATTATTGCTCTATTTGGCCTCGTGGTACTGGGGGTGGTTGGAGTACAAAATGGTCTTTGCCACCAATGCAATATCAAATCCAAGTGAAAAGCTTAGAAAAGCCATCGATATTTTGACACAAACGGTTGAAGAAGATGTCTCGTTTTCGCATATAAATGAGGTTTTGCTGAATAAAATCGTAATAAATGAATACTCTAAATCGTATTTGACCAAAGAAGTTGATCAAGAAAATAAGGACGGTTATTTTGTTATTTATAAAAGACTTGTAAATCGCCTGCATGATATGATAGTGTCAATGGACGGCGAATATGAGTTCCCTTCAAGTTTGGCAAGTACTATTTTAGAAGGTTCGCTACACCAATATTTTCTTAGAGAACATTTTCCAATGTTAACCGATTGTAATAAAACTACAACCCCAACTCATTATTTCACCGACCTAGTCTTCAAGACTTTAAATTCATAA
- a CDS encoding cell division protein FtsX → MSQYIERYQRRKLISSYFSVVLSIALVLFLLGVLGLLVLNTKKLADHFKEQITISVFLKDNAKPVEIDQLQKSLALADYTKSADYVSKEDAAEQYSEDIGENFTDFLGYNPLKNAIDVNLKADFVSPEQIEEIAASIAAKTYVDEVSYDKPLISLLTNNVRKISLWILVASAIFTFIAVLLINSSIRLSIYSKRFIIKTMQMVGATKVFIRKPFIWTNIKLGMFGASLALIALAIVLYYVNNNFPELDLFKDFVVLIALFVGIFGLGVVISWASTHIATQRFLNLRTDDLYY, encoded by the coding sequence ATGAGTCAATATATTGAACGATATCAACGTAGAAAGCTGATTTCCTCTTATTTTTCAGTGGTTTTGAGCATAGCTCTGGTCCTTTTCCTACTCGGGGTTTTGGGACTCCTTGTTTTGAACACCAAAAAATTGGCGGATCACTTTAAGGAGCAGATTACCATTTCCGTTTTTTTAAAGGATAATGCCAAGCCGGTGGAAATTGACCAGTTGCAGAAAAGTTTGGCGCTGGCGGATTATACAAAATCGGCCGACTATGTGTCCAAAGAGGATGCGGCTGAACAATATAGCGAGGATATCGGGGAAAATTTTACAGATTTTCTGGGATACAATCCATTAAAAAATGCAATTGATGTGAACCTTAAGGCCGACTTTGTTTCTCCTGAACAGATTGAAGAAATTGCCGCAAGTATCGCAGCTAAAACCTATGTGGATGAAGTAAGCTATGACAAACCCTTGATTTCATTGCTTACCAATAACGTTCGTAAAATAAGCCTATGGATTCTTGTTGCAAGTGCAATTTTCACCTTTATCGCCGTGCTGTTGATCAATAGTTCCATTCGACTTTCCATCTATTCCAAACGTTTTATCATAAAGACCATGCAAATGGTGGGTGCAACTAAGGTGTTCATTAGAAAACCTTTTATTTGGACAAACATTAAGCTGGGAATGTTTGGGGCCTCGTTGGCCCTGATTGCTTTGGCCATTGTATTGTATTACGTGAACAACAATTTTCCCGAATTGGATTTATTCAAGGATTTCGTTGTTCTAATCGCATTGTTTGTTGGTATTTTTGGCCTTGGAGTTGTTATTTCATGGGCGAGTACCCATATTGCAACACAGCGTTTCCTGAATTTAAGAACTGATGACCTTTATTATTAA
- a CDS encoding HlyD family secretion protein: MLNISPNKLNEKVDLSGYKAVKKVFYRTHYKHFNRLLATFFIIAFIVMFLPWTQNITGKGYLTTLKPDQRPQTIQSPIPGRIEKWYVREGDYVKKGDTILFISEVKSEYFDPNLVERTGQQIRAKSMSVTSYEEKVKALNAQISALSNERVLKLEQAKNKLIQSRLKVQSDSIDFEAAKTNISIAERQYNRIDQLQKEGLKAVTDVEEKRLKLQETQAKLISQENKLLASKNEVINAQVEINRVQAAYTDKISKARSDMFTAQSNQFDSEAQVTKLENAYTNYEMRNNMLYIRAPQSGFINRAIQSGIGETFKEGDRLVGIMPSEYDMAVETFVEPIDLPLIHIGEKVRIQFDGWPAIVFSGWPNVSFGTFGGEVVAIETFISDNGKYRVLLAPDKEDGAWPKDIRVGSGANTMALLEDVPIWFELWRQLNGFPPNYYQPENGMANVKKK, from the coding sequence ATGTTAAATATTTCACCAAACAAGTTGAATGAAAAAGTTGACCTGAGCGGCTATAAAGCGGTCAAAAAAGTCTTTTATAGAACACATTACAAACATTTTAATCGACTTCTGGCAACATTCTTTATCATTGCTTTTATTGTAATGTTCTTGCCTTGGACGCAGAATATTACTGGAAAAGGGTACTTAACCACCCTAAAGCCGGACCAACGCCCACAGACCATTCAATCGCCAATTCCAGGGCGAATAGAAAAATGGTATGTTAGAGAGGGGGATTATGTAAAGAAAGGAGATACCATCCTCTTTATTTCAGAAGTGAAAAGTGAATATTTTGATCCAAATTTGGTTGAGCGTACAGGTCAACAAATTAGAGCAAAATCCATGTCCGTAACCTCGTATGAAGAAAAGGTAAAAGCGCTGAATGCCCAAATTAGTGCACTGTCCAATGAACGTGTTTTAAAATTGGAACAAGCCAAGAACAAACTCATTCAATCCAGGTTAAAAGTACAGAGCGATAGTATAGATTTTGAGGCGGCAAAGACCAATATTTCTATCGCGGAGCGACAATATAATCGAATAGACCAACTTCAGAAAGAAGGCTTAAAAGCGGTTACCGATGTGGAGGAAAAACGATTGAAGCTCCAAGAGACGCAGGCCAAATTAATTTCCCAGGAAAACAAGTTGTTGGCCAGTAAGAATGAAGTTATCAATGCCCAAGTAGAAATCAACAGGGTGCAAGCGGCATACACTGATAAAATTTCCAAGGCACGCAGTGATATGTTCACCGCACAATCCAATCAGTTTGATTCAGAGGCACAAGTCACCAAGTTGGAGAATGCCTATACCAACTATGAAATGCGTAACAACATGCTCTATATAAGAGCACCCCAGAGTGGCTTCATCAATAGGGCAATACAATCTGGTATTGGTGAGACCTTTAAAGAAGGAGATCGTTTAGTTGGAATTATGCCCTCTGAATATGATATGGCGGTGGAAACCTTTGTAGAGCCCATAGATTTACCGTTGATTCATATTGGAGAAAAGGTTCGGATACAATTTGATGGTTGGCCGGCAATAGTTTTTAGCGGTTGGCCCAATGTTTCCTTCGGAACTTTTGGAGGTGAAGTAGTGGCCATAGAAACTTTTATAAGTGACAATGGAAAGTATAGGGTATTGTTGGCTCCGGATAAAGAAGATGGGGCATGGCCAAAAGATATTCGGGTAGGCTCTGGAGCAAATACAATGGCACTATTGGAAGATGTTCCCATTTGGTTTGAACTTTGGAGACAATTGAATGGTTTCCCCCCAAATTATTATCAACCTGAAAACGGAATGGCCAATGTCAAAAAGAAATAA
- a CDS encoding YitT family protein has protein sequence MRVNPIIKDTFFIVTGIFSAAFGLESFLLPNRFIDGGATGISLLVTELTSVPLWVLIILVNIPFLFLGYRVLGKQFTIKAILAILGLALVLVFVQFPEVTQDKLLVAVFGGFFLGAGIGLSIRGGSVLDGTEVLAIFLSRKMGAKIGDVIILINILIFLAAAYLLSIEAALYSMLTYLAASRTLDFVLEGIEEYTGVTIISEKSEEIRVMITEKLGRGLTIYKASGGYGKKGEHNEYDVVYTVITRLEIRKLNIELNKIDANAFVVMNSINDTKGGMVKKRLLN, from the coding sequence ATGAGAGTAAACCCGATAATAAAAGATACTTTTTTTATTGTAACAGGAATCTTTTCAGCTGCATTTGGCTTAGAAAGTTTTTTGCTGCCCAATAGGTTTATTGATGGCGGTGCTACTGGAATTTCACTTTTGGTTACAGAACTTACTTCCGTTCCGTTATGGGTTTTGATTATTTTGGTGAATATTCCATTTCTGTTTTTGGGGTATCGCGTATTGGGAAAGCAATTTACCATTAAAGCTATTCTGGCAATTTTAGGATTGGCTTTGGTATTGGTATTTGTTCAATTTCCAGAAGTGACCCAAGACAAGTTATTGGTTGCCGTTTTTGGCGGGTTTTTTTTGGGTGCGGGAATAGGACTTTCCATTAGAGGTGGTAGCGTCTTGGACGGAACAGAGGTTTTGGCCATTTTTTTGAGTAGAAAAATGGGAGCCAAAATAGGGGATGTTATCATTTTAATCAATATTCTGATTTTTTTGGCTGCCGCGTATCTATTATCGATTGAGGCCGCTTTATATTCCATGTTGACCTATTTGGCCGCCTCCAGAACCTTGGATTTTGTACTTGAAGGTATTGAAGAGTATACCGGGGTTACCATTATATCAGAAAAAAGCGAAGAAATCAGAGTAATGATCACAGAGAAGTTGGGAAGGGGATTAACCATCTATAAAGCAAGTGGCGGTTATGGAAAAAAAGGGGAGCATAACGAATATGACGTTGTCTATACCGTAATCACAAGGTTGGAGATACGGAAATTGAATATTGAGCTCAATAAAATCGATGCCAATGCCTTTGTGGTCATGAATAGTATAAACGACACCAAAGGAGGCATGGTAAAGAAACGATTACTGAACTAA
- a CDS encoding energy transducer TonB family protein yields MNLNRNQLSFLITFFSMSLVILLLFNIHLGGIKEEEYVIEMSLADEDIEELLREEEERLEEMANNDPIKSHMAFNETAKPSVGNPEPLKTLEELLEERALNNDQGTPSDSDGEFAEQLKELAAKREEKKQLLGEREAQKEEFTNNLKDKRTSISYSLIDRNAYSLPPPIYTCIEGGKVVINIKVDASGYVTEADFNDQSSGTSNGCLVDNAIAYALKARFNPDSKVSQIGTITYLFQRK; encoded by the coding sequence ATGAACCTAAACAGGAACCAGTTATCTTTTTTAATAACTTTTTTCTCTATGTCTCTTGTGATTTTGTTGTTGTTCAACATTCATTTGGGAGGCATAAAAGAAGAAGAATATGTTATTGAAATGAGTTTGGCCGATGAGGATATCGAAGAACTGTTGCGGGAAGAAGAGGAACGGCTGGAAGAAATGGCAAATAACGACCCTATAAAAAGCCATATGGCCTTTAACGAAACGGCCAAACCATCTGTTGGAAATCCAGAACCCTTAAAAACATTGGAAGAATTATTGGAAGAACGCGCCTTGAACAATGATCAAGGGACTCCAAGTGATTCAGATGGGGAGTTCGCGGAACAATTAAAGGAATTGGCCGCCAAACGCGAAGAAAAAAAACAACTCTTAGGGGAGCGCGAAGCACAAAAAGAGGAGTTTACCAACAATTTAAAAGATAAGCGTACCTCCATTTCGTATTCCCTGATCGATAGAAATGCGTATTCTTTACCACCTCCAATTTATACCTGTATTGAAGGCGGAAAAGTTGTTATAAATATTAAGGTGGATGCTTCTGGCTATGTTACGGAGGCTGACTTTAATGACCAAAGTTCAGGGACCAGTAATGGCTGTTTGGTAGATAATGCAATCGCTTATGCCCTAAAAGCGAGATTTAACCCGGATTCCAAGGTTTCTCAAATTGGTACGATTACCTACCTATTCCAACGAAAATAG
- a CDS encoding undecaprenyl-diphosphate phosphatase — MEIIDAIILGIIQGLTEFLPVSSSGHLELGKAILGADSLPEESLLFTVILHFATALSTILVFRKDVAEIFKGLFQFKWNEETQFSLKIIISMIPAALIGFFLQDFLEVFFDGAIIIVGIMLLITAILLYLADLAKTTDKGVSYRSAFVIGMAQAVAILPGISRSGATISAAVLLGVDKTKSARFSFLMVVPLIFGKVAKDLLSGDINFVGDQAIAMGVGFIAAFITGIAACTWMIKLVKQSKLTYFAIYCLIIGLIAIAWSVWG, encoded by the coding sequence TTGGAAATCATTGATGCCATTATCCTTGGAATTATTCAAGGACTGACTGAGTTTTTACCAGTATCATCCAGCGGACATTTAGAATTGGGGAAAGCTATTCTAGGTGCGGATTCACTTCCTGAGGAAAGTCTTTTATTTACGGTTATTCTACATTTTGCAACTGCCTTAAGTACCATATTGGTTTTTAGAAAAGATGTTGCGGAAATTTTTAAAGGGCTTTTTCAATTTAAATGGAATGAAGAAACGCAATTCTCGCTCAAGATCATTATTTCAATGATTCCCGCCGCTTTGATCGGCTTTTTTTTACAGGATTTCCTAGAGGTCTTTTTTGATGGTGCAATCATTATTGTAGGCATCATGTTGCTCATTACCGCAATTCTTTTGTACTTGGCAGATTTGGCAAAAACTACGGACAAAGGTGTTTCTTATCGCAGTGCATTTGTTATTGGTATGGCACAGGCTGTAGCCATACTTCCAGGAATTTCAAGGAGTGGGGCTACCATTTCCGCAGCAGTGCTTTTGGGTGTTGACAAAACAAAATCTGCCCGTTTCTCATTTTTAATGGTGGTTCCCTTGATATTCGGAAAAGTGGCCAAGGACCTCTTAAGTGGCGACATCAATTTTGTTGGAGACCAGGCCATTGCCATGGGTGTTGGTTTTATTGCCGCCTTTATTACCGGTATTGCAGCCTGTACTTGGATGATTAAGTTGGTAAAACAAAGCAAGCTTACCTATTTTGCCATTTATTGTTTGATTATAGGTCTTATTGCCATTGCTTGGAGTGTTTGGGGGTAA
- a CDS encoding peptidase domain-containing ABC transporter, which translates to MSKNILTAWQRLMGMLALDKKDVMQVFYYAIFAGLVNLSLPLGIQAIINLIQGAQVSTSWIVLVVLVTLGVAFVGVLQLMQIRIIENVQQKIFTRASFEFVYRFPKIKMSQLRDFYPPELANRFFDTLTIQKGLSKILIDFPAAFLQIVFGLLLLSFYHPFFIIYGLLLILLIYVVFKFTAQKGLETSLDESKNKYRVAHWIQEIARSLVSFKLSGKTTHGIDKNDTLVANYLDARESHFKILVIQFIQMIGFKVLVTAGLLLIGGLLVLNQEMNIGQFVAAEIIILLVISSVEKMILGLETFYDLLTSLEKLGQVVDKELEPQDGEKPFAEHEGFTVELQDVSYNVPDRDKKIIDNVSMTITPSCQILLQGPSGSGKSTLLRIIAGILEPDAGKIFVNNIALQGLNLSYYRSHLGQSLSEESPFEGTILNNITFGNKDISQEDVYWALEKTGLTSFVKEQPKGLKTVLYPEGRQIPYTISKKIVLARSIVTKPKLLILKDPLDQFGDKEAEKIMNFITDPSNGWALVIVSENPKWIERCGRIITIENGKLINER; encoded by the coding sequence ATGTCAAAAAATATTCTTACCGCCTGGCAACGCCTAATGGGAATGCTGGCACTGGATAAGAAAGATGTGATGCAAGTTTTTTACTATGCCATTTTTGCTGGCTTGGTAAATCTCTCACTTCCTCTAGGGATTCAGGCAATAATAAACCTAATACAGGGCGCACAAGTAAGTACCTCATGGATTGTCCTGGTTGTTTTGGTTACTTTGGGTGTTGCATTTGTAGGGGTCTTACAACTGATGCAAATACGTATTATTGAAAACGTTCAGCAAAAAATATTTACCAGGGCATCCTTTGAGTTTGTGTATCGATTTCCAAAAATAAAGATGAGCCAATTGCGCGATTTCTACCCACCAGAACTGGCGAATCGCTTTTTTGATACATTGACAATACAAAAAGGACTTTCAAAAATATTGATTGATTTTCCGGCGGCTTTTCTACAAATTGTCTTTGGATTGTTGCTTTTGTCATTCTACCATCCATTTTTTATCATATATGGATTGCTTTTGATTCTTCTTATATATGTGGTATTCAAATTTACCGCACAGAAAGGACTGGAGACCAGTTTAGATGAATCTAAGAACAAATACCGTGTGGCACACTGGATTCAGGAAATAGCAAGATCTTTGGTGAGCTTTAAACTTTCAGGAAAAACTACACACGGCATTGATAAAAATGACACTTTGGTGGCCAATTATTTAGACGCCAGGGAAAGTCATTTTAAAATTTTGGTGATTCAGTTTATCCAAATGATCGGTTTTAAGGTTTTGGTTACGGCCGGACTTTTATTGATTGGTGGATTACTCGTTCTTAATCAAGAAATGAACATTGGGCAGTTTGTAGCTGCTGAAATCATTATTCTTTTGGTCATTAGCTCTGTTGAAAAAATGATATTGGGTCTTGAAACTTTCTATGACCTATTGACCTCATTGGAGAAATTGGGACAAGTAGTGGATAAGGAGTTGGAACCACAAGATGGGGAAAAACCTTTTGCTGAGCATGAAGGATTTACAGTTGAACTTCAAGACGTTTCCTATAATGTACCTGACAGGGATAAAAAAATCATAGACAATGTTTCTATGACCATTACCCCCTCGTGTCAAATTTTATTGCAGGGCCCGAGTGGTTCCGGCAAATCTACGTTGTTGAGGATTATCGCAGGAATATTGGAACCGGACGCCGGTAAAATCTTTGTAAACAATATTGCCCTGCAAGGTTTGAACCTTAGTTATTATCGTTCACATTTGGGGCAATCGTTGAGTGAGGAATCCCCATTCGAAGGAACCATACTAAACAATATCACTTTTGGAAACAAGGACATCTCCCAGGAAGATGTGTATTGGGCCTTGGAGAAAACGGGACTCACCAGTTTTGTAAAAGAACAGCCAAAGGGATTAAAAACCGTTTTGTACCCAGAAGGGAGACAGATTCCATATACCATTTCCAAGAAAATAGTTTTGGCACGAAGCATTGTTACAAAGCCCAAACTTTTAATCCTTAAGGACCCATTAGATCAATTTGGAGATAAAGAGGCTGAAAAAATAATGAATTTTATTACGGACCCATCCAATGGGTGGGCCTTGGTCATCGTGAGTGAAAACCCTAAATGGATAGAACGTTGCGGGCGTATTATTACAATTGAGAACGGAAAATTGATTAACGAAAGATAA
- a CDS encoding TolC family protein: MSKRNKYGICLWVFLFVAVFGLHAQQDTLALNFKEYLGYVKKYHPIAKQAQLTIAMGQANLMKARGGFDPKIEVDYDRKEFKGIEYWDRLNTTFKIPTWFGIELKGNFEQNQGAFTNLDESLPDDGLYSAGVSMSLGQGFWANERMATLRKAKFFREQSKADQDLLVNEVLYNASLAYFDWLRAYKDALIFDDFLQNAEIRFQGVKQRALSGDIAIIDTVEAKIIVQDRALNLEQAKVKLMKKSLELSNFLWINDVPVELQPQVIPDENVENDIDVTLEIMGKPLDSFTLENHPKLRSLEYKIDGLVVDKRLKANKLLPKLDVEYNFLTESPDQINSLDIDQYKGGLSFRLPLFLRKERGDLKLAKFKLQDAQFDRDNAQVEIQNKVVAIYRELDSYTTQNQLIDNIVRDYNTLLTAEERKFSFGESSLFLINSRESKLIDSSLKQNEVQNKFFYTKALLFKSLAINPEAL; the protein is encoded by the coding sequence ATGTCAAAAAGAAATAAGTATGGAATCTGTCTTTGGGTATTCTTATTTGTAGCTGTCTTTGGGCTTCATGCACAGCAAGATACCTTGGCGCTTAATTTTAAGGAGTATTTGGGGTATGTAAAAAAATACCATCCCATTGCAAAACAGGCACAGCTCACTATAGCCATGGGGCAGGCCAATCTAATGAAGGCCAGAGGCGGTTTTGACCCTAAAATTGAAGTGGATTACGATAGAAAGGAATTTAAAGGTATTGAATATTGGGATAGACTCAATACCACCTTTAAAATTCCAACATGGTTCGGAATTGAGCTCAAAGGAAATTTTGAACAAAATCAAGGAGCATTTACAAACCTTGACGAATCACTTCCTGACGATGGACTGTACAGTGCAGGTGTATCCATGTCATTGGGTCAGGGTTTTTGGGCCAATGAGCGCATGGCAACTCTTAGAAAGGCCAAGTTTTTTAGGGAACAATCAAAAGCAGATCAAGATTTATTGGTCAATGAGGTACTGTATAATGCTTCCCTGGCTTATTTTGATTGGTTAAGAGCGTATAAAGACGCCTTGATTTTTGATGACTTTCTTCAAAACGCCGAAATACGTTTTCAAGGAGTAAAGCAAAGGGCACTTTCTGGAGATATAGCTATTATAGATACCGTAGAGGCCAAAATTATAGTGCAAGACAGGGCACTTAATTTGGAACAGGCCAAAGTAAAGCTGATGAAAAAGTCTTTGGAACTTTCCAACTTTTTATGGATAAATGATGTGCCTGTTGAATTACAGCCACAAGTTATTCCCGATGAGAATGTGGAAAATGACATTGATGTGACCTTGGAGATTATGGGTAAACCTTTAGATAGCTTTACCTTGGAAAACCATCCCAAGCTGAGGTCTTTGGAATACAAGATTGACGGTTTGGTGGTTGACAAAAGGCTCAAGGCAAATAAGTTATTGCCCAAGTTGGATGTGGAGTATAATTTTTTGACTGAATCTCCCGATCAAATCAATTCGTTGGATATTGACCAGTACAAGGGAGGACTCAGTTTTCGGTTGCCACTTTTTTTGAGAAAGGAACGGGGTGATCTTAAATTGGCAAAGTTTAAACTACAAGACGCGCAATTTGACCGCGACAATGCCCAGGTCGAGATTCAAAATAAGGTTGTGGCAATTTATCGAGAGTTGGATTCCTACACGACCCAAAACCAATTAATAGATAATATTGTGAGGGATTATAACACACTTTTGACCGCTGAAGAACGCAAATTCAGTTTTGGGGAAAGTTCACTGTTTTTGATCAATTCACGGGAAAGCAAACTCATAGACTCATCCCTGAAACAAAATGAGGTGCAGAATAAATTTTTCTATACAAAAGCTCTGTTGTTTAAGAGCTTGGCCATTAACCCAGAAGCCCTATAG
- the truB gene encoding tRNA pseudouridine(55) synthase TruB — protein MKTKEDFLNGQILLIDKPLEWSSFQAVNALKWAIRKKFNLKKFKIGHAGTLDPLATGLLIICTGKFTKKIPELQGQVKEYTGTFTLGTTTPSYDLETEVDQTFPTEHITPDGIKQATEHFLGEIDQVPPIFSALKKDGKRLYEFAREGKEIEIKSRKIEILEFEITQVNMPNVHFRVVCSKGTYIRSLAHDFGKTLQSGAHLSTLRRTKIGDFNVNNAITPTVFKENLS, from the coding sequence TTGAAAACCAAAGAGGACTTTTTAAATGGTCAGATTTTATTGATTGACAAACCACTGGAATGGAGTTCTTTTCAGGCAGTCAATGCCTTAAAATGGGCCATTCGAAAAAAATTCAACCTAAAAAAATTTAAAATAGGGCATGCAGGCACCTTGGATCCGCTAGCCACCGGGCTTTTAATTATTTGCACCGGAAAATTCACCAAGAAAATCCCTGAACTTCAGGGGCAGGTCAAAGAATACACCGGAACTTTTACCTTGGGTACAACCACACCATCCTATGATCTGGAAACTGAAGTAGACCAAACCTTCCCAACAGAACATATAACCCCAGATGGCATTAAGCAGGCCACGGAACACTTTTTGGGTGAAATTGACCAAGTCCCGCCAATCTTTTCAGCCTTAAAAAAAGATGGCAAACGGTTGTATGAATTTGCACGCGAAGGAAAGGAAATTGAAATAAAATCCAGAAAAATTGAAATCCTGGAATTTGAAATTACCCAAGTAAATATGCCAAATGTGCATTTTAGGGTGGTTTGTAGCAAAGGCACCTACATTCGTTCTTTGGCGCATGACTTTGGGAAAACACTACAATCTGGCGCCCATTTATCTACCCTTAGAAGAACCAAAATAGGTGATTTCAACGTAAATAATGCCATTACCCCAACGGTTTTCAAGGAAAATCTGTCGTAA